One genomic segment of Spirochaeta cellobiosiphila DSM 17781 includes these proteins:
- a CDS encoding FAD-dependent oxidoreductase: MKRILIIGGVAAGATAAARARRLDNQADITILEAGEDVSFANCGLPYYLGGEIPNRSSLILASPETFDDQYQVKVHTGTEAIKINKEAHTVTTFNKKKGEQTDYSYDKLILAQGGKPVTPPLPGVEKDHVFKLWTLEDMDHIDSFIAQKDPQTAVVVGGGFIGLEMVEALSNRGMKVSLVEKAPQIMINLESEISGFLTEELLSYGVDIHVNKGLSEIKDHQVILDDKSKIEADMVLLSIGVRPTLGLAQEAGLTIGESGGLWVNEYLQTSDSDIYAAGDINEISHRLHDKKIRIPLAGPANRQGRIAAENALGRQKSYKGAMGSSIVKLFDASAGSTGLSLTQAKDAGYEADAVVVHKASYTAYYPGSQKVTLMLIYDKKTGKVLGAQSAGYVGIDKRLDVIATAIAGNLSIEDLEELDLAYAPPFNSPNGPVNMAAFTAVNKNTGFSPSLLAKDVEDYLIGQEAAVIDLRDPISFNKAHLEGSNNLSQNMIRQNMDQIPKDQAILLISEDGQKGHVALRMLHGAGYGKVVNLSGGYLSLERQQRVKAFEHLQVGLFSLPKKEINPSEQTEESEVEKEEITQEGPLVVDVRTPGEYAMGAYPGAVSIPLDELQSRASELGDKDRHIILYCASGARSSYGQRVLMQMGFSQVENGGGLHDMMARA; the protein is encoded by the coding sequence ATGAAACGCATATTAATCATTGGTGGAGTCGCTGCTGGAGCTACGGCCGCCGCTAGAGCTCGACGCTTGGATAATCAGGCGGATATTACCATATTAGAAGCAGGAGAAGATGTGTCCTTCGCCAACTGCGGACTCCCTTATTATCTAGGGGGAGAAATCCCGAATAGATCTTCCCTCATCCTGGCCAGTCCAGAGACTTTTGATGATCAATACCAAGTCAAGGTCCATACAGGAACTGAGGCAATCAAGATCAACAAAGAAGCCCATACAGTAACTACATTTAATAAGAAGAAGGGCGAACAAACAGATTATTCCTATGACAAGCTCATTTTGGCCCAAGGAGGAAAACCTGTAACGCCTCCCCTACCGGGTGTGGAAAAAGACCATGTATTTAAACTATGGACCCTTGAAGATATGGATCATATTGATAGCTTCATTGCCCAAAAAGATCCTCAGACAGCAGTTGTTGTTGGCGGGGGATTTATTGGTCTGGAAATGGTAGAAGCCTTAAGCAATAGGGGAATGAAGGTCAGCCTTGTGGAAAAGGCACCTCAAATTATGATTAATCTAGAATCAGAAATATCAGGATTCCTTACAGAGGAACTGTTAAGTTATGGTGTAGATATTCATGTAAATAAAGGCCTCAGCGAAATAAAAGATCATCAAGTTATCTTGGATGATAAATCAAAGATCGAAGCTGACATGGTTCTCCTTTCTATAGGTGTGAGACCTACCTTAGGATTAGCCCAGGAAGCGGGCTTAACCATTGGGGAATCAGGAGGACTATGGGTCAACGAATATCTTCAAACTAGTGATTCTGATATCTATGCCGCAGGGGATATTAATGAAATATCCCATCGATTACATGATAAAAAGATTAGGATTCCCTTGGCTGGTCCCGCGAATAGACAGGGAAGAATTGCCGCAGAGAATGCCCTTGGCAGGCAAAAAAGCTATAAGGGAGCCATGGGATCCTCTATTGTTAAGCTCTTTGATGCGTCAGCGGGATCCACAGGATTGTCCCTTACTCAAGCCAAAGACGCTGGTTACGAGGCGGATGCTGTAGTCGTTCACAAAGCAAGTTACACAGCTTACTATCCCGGATCCCAAAAAGTCACTCTCATGTTGATCTATGACAAGAAAACAGGAAAAGTTTTGGGAGCTCAGAGTGCAGGTTATGTGGGAATTGATAAACGGTTGGATGTTATTGCTACAGCTATTGCCGGGAACCTAAGTATTGAGGACTTAGAAGAACTAGACCTAGCGTATGCCCCACCCTTTAACAGTCCCAATGGACCCGTTAATATGGCAGCCTTCACAGCGGTTAATAAGAATACAGGATTCAGTCCTTCTTTATTAGCTAAAGATGTGGAGGATTATCTTATAGGACAGGAAGCTGCTGTTATTGATTTACGGGATCCTATTAGTTTTAATAAAGCCCATTTAGAAGGAAGTAATAACCTTAGTCAGAACATGATCCGACAGAATATGGATCAGATCCCTAAGGATCAAGCCATACTCCTCATCAGTGAGGATGGACAAAAGGGACATGTAGCCCTACGAATGTTACACGGAGCAGGTTATGGCAAGGTAGTGAACTTATCAGGAGGATACCTATCCCTGGAAAGACAGCAAAGGGTTAAAGCCTTTGAGCACTTACAGGTAGGATTATTCTCTCTTCCTAAAAAAGAGATCAACCCTTCTGAACAAACAGAAGAATCAGAAGTTGAGAAAGAAGAAATTACTCAGGAAGGACCTTTAGTAGTAGACGTTCGAACCCCAGGTGAATATGCCATGGGAGCCTACCCTGGAGCTGTGAGCATTCCCCTTGATGAGCTACAAAGCCGAGCTTCTGAACTCGGGGATAAAGATAGACATATTATCCTTTACTGTGCTTCCGGAGCGAGGTCTTCCTACGGGCAAAGAGTCCTTATGCAAATGGGATTTAGTCAGGTAGAGAATGGAGGAGGACTCCACGACATGATGGCCCGCGCCTAA
- a CDS encoding class I SAM-dependent DNA methyltransferase, protein MNQFDSKSHTWDQEQYHVNRARIIAEDLKSHVQLTYGYTAMDFGCGTGLLGFHFLKDAGNFTFVDTSQGMIDKVKNKLDSESAHKVHCHCGDLDDEERTDYDLIMSLLAFHHVEDYKSVIHSLVQKLQSKGYFCLADLVTEDGSFHGDVVVPHLGFDPEVIASLLEQEGLERISLTYPFTNTKDSGGQIKEYPVFLLIYQKP, encoded by the coding sequence ATGAATCAATTTGATAGCAAATCCCATACATGGGATCAAGAACAGTATCATGTGAATCGGGCGCGTATCATTGCAGAAGATCTTAAGTCCCATGTACAATTGACTTATGGTTATACGGCTATGGACTTCGGATGTGGGACGGGGTTATTAGGATTTCACTTTCTAAAGGATGCTGGGAATTTTACTTTTGTTGATACTTCCCAAGGTATGATCGACAAGGTGAAGAATAAATTAGATTCCGAGTCAGCTCACAAAGTTCATTGCCATTGTGGTGATTTGGATGATGAAGAGAGGACGGATTATGATCTTATTATGTCGTTATTGGCTTTTCATCATGTTGAAGATTATAAGTCTGTAATTCACTCTTTGGTTCAGAAGTTACAATCCAAGGGCTATTTTTGTCTAGCAGATCTAGTTACGGAAGATGGTTCCTTCCATGGTGATGTTGTTGTTCCCCATTTGGGTTTTGATCCAGAAGTTATTGCTTCTCTCCTGGAACAGGAAGGATTAGAAAGGATCTCCTTAACCTATCCCTTTACGAATACGAAGGATAGTGGGGGACAGATCAAGGAATACCCTGTGTTTCTTCTTATTTATCAAAAGCCTTAG
- a CDS encoding carboxylesterase family protein, whose amino-acid sequence MKNKLILSMLFFLTMVFLVACQTIPTAKKNSYQQGVIQNTIYGKVKGTVSEDGQTLIYKGIPYGKASRWKAPQSPDKWEGILEVTEEAPVGIQYLWGQIIGQEDALNLDIYRPNNDEQNLPVFFYIHGGNNQTGTSGEFNGQYFATKSHSIVVSINYRLGLLGFNNLPALQTGDPGEDSGNYAILDMIRSLDWVHNNIEFFGGNPDNITLSGFSAGGRDVMALLISPLAKGKFQKAISISGGMTIADATKSSKVIAKALAPLVLEDGVKKSTEEASSWLLSKSPEVSEYLYSLSADRLAPLMSNASIRMSVFPHLYNDGYVIPKEGFNTEEYNSVPLIMLTGVTEFSLFARFDPYFNQKITTEDIINRTESGLEYLFVNNYGGKLYKLFNAQTSAEKMFDNYQAPIYTTTIEYGTDANLVGQEMAKVFGSFHGIWIPFLAQEASGFSGMYSDAFDNPGAKDLSQKLTNYVSNFMKNGNPNNSTLVQWNKWEDIDEGYSLLLNADSTESIIKMEAQKDSITKIIKEMEEDQSVSSENKQRLIHNVLNGRWFSYDLDQYFGSNSIWIGVQ is encoded by the coding sequence ATGAAAAATAAACTTATACTCTCAATGTTATTTTTCCTAACTATGGTATTCTTGGTTGCCTGTCAAACAATACCCACAGCGAAAAAGAATTCCTATCAACAAGGGGTTATACAGAACACAATATACGGGAAAGTCAAAGGAACCGTCTCAGAGGATGGACAGACGCTAATCTACAAAGGGATTCCCTACGGAAAAGCTTCAAGATGGAAAGCACCTCAATCTCCTGATAAATGGGAAGGAATTCTAGAGGTAACAGAAGAAGCACCAGTAGGAATACAGTATTTATGGGGTCAAATTATAGGACAAGAGGATGCCTTGAATCTTGATATTTATAGGCCAAACAATGATGAACAGAATCTCCCTGTCTTTTTCTATATACACGGAGGCAATAATCAAACAGGAACAAGCGGTGAGTTCAATGGACAGTATTTTGCCACCAAGAGTCATTCCATTGTTGTCTCCATTAACTACCGTTTGGGTTTATTAGGTTTCAATAATCTACCAGCCCTACAGACTGGTGACCCTGGGGAAGATTCAGGAAACTATGCCATATTAGATATGATCAGGTCCCTTGACTGGGTGCACAACAATATTGAGTTTTTTGGTGGAAATCCTGACAATATTACCCTATCTGGGTTTTCAGCTGGTGGACGTGACGTGATGGCCTTATTAATCAGTCCTTTGGCAAAGGGTAAATTCCAAAAAGCCATATCTATAAGCGGGGGTATGACCATAGCTGATGCGACGAAAAGCAGTAAAGTCATTGCAAAAGCCCTAGCTCCTTTGGTGCTTGAAGATGGAGTCAAAAAAAGCACAGAAGAAGCTTCTTCCTGGCTATTATCAAAGTCCCCTGAGGTATCAGAATATTTGTATAGTCTATCGGCAGATCGTCTCGCGCCACTCATGAGTAATGCCAGTATCAGAATGTCAGTGTTCCCTCATTTATATAATGATGGGTATGTAATCCCGAAAGAAGGATTTAATACTGAGGAATACAATTCTGTTCCTCTCATAATGTTAACTGGAGTGACTGAGTTTTCCCTATTTGCCAGATTTGATCCTTATTTTAATCAGAAAATAACAACAGAAGATATCATCAACAGGACAGAAAGTGGCTTGGAATACCTATTTGTCAATAACTATGGAGGAAAACTCTATAAGCTATTCAATGCACAAACATCAGCAGAGAAAATGTTTGATAATTATCAGGCACCTATCTATACAACCACTATAGAGTATGGAACAGATGCCAATCTAGTTGGTCAGGAAATGGCAAAAGTCTTTGGATCTTTTCACGGTATTTGGATACCCTTTCTAGCTCAAGAAGCTTCAGGATTCTCCGGTATGTATTCTGATGCGTTTGACAATCCTGGAGCCAAAGATCTCAGTCAAAAACTTACAAATTATGTATCTAATTTTATGAAAAACGGAAATCCGAATAACTCAACCCTTGTCCAATGGAACAAATGGGAAGACATTGATGAGGGATATTCTTTATTACTTAACGCTGATTCAACAGAGTCTATTATAAAGATGGAGGCTCAGAAAGATTCCATTACCAAGATTATTAAAGAGATGGAAGAGGACCAGTCCGTTTCATCAGAAAACAAACAAAGACTTATTCATAATGTACTAAATGGTAGATGGTTTAGTTATGACTTGGATCAATACTTTGGCTCCAATAGTATTTGGATTGGAGTTCAATGA
- a CDS encoding DUF4038 domain-containing protein — protein sequence MTEDDSPFFWLGDTAWELIHRGSKQEIILYLNDRKEKGYNVIQTVVLAEQDGINVPNHYGEYPLKNNDPTLLNEKYFELVDFVLKEAEARDMYVALLPTWGDKVILLEWGRGPLLFTTHNAYQYGMTIGNRYKDQDNIIWIMGGDRIPSNKTEYTIFDSMAKGIKAVDKVHMMTFHPLGTHIASDHFNESWLDFDMFQSGHDRDIKEFDYVYRALKNDETRPIINGEGRYENIPHKFWESKEDQSIWLDEHDARVSGWWSIMAGCAGYTYGCNDVWQMYDKEKEPVIKAKTHWKKALQLPGATQMKHLRSFFESLPWNELILNQSLILSDNPPGPDYILCRQLQDFSTIVIYIPTGSPLLLDTTSIKEEKEYAWYNPRQGTYSPWIKIVFPSEEFLFEPDCSGRECDTVLVIKNA from the coding sequence ATAACAGAGGATGACTCTCCTTTCTTTTGGCTAGGAGATACTGCTTGGGAACTAATACATAGAGGCAGCAAACAAGAAATCATATTGTATCTCAATGATCGTAAAGAGAAAGGATACAATGTGATTCAAACTGTTGTATTGGCAGAACAGGATGGTATTAATGTTCCGAACCATTATGGAGAGTATCCTCTAAAAAATAATGATCCTACCCTACTCAATGAAAAATACTTTGAATTAGTTGATTTTGTATTGAAAGAAGCTGAAGCCAGAGATATGTATGTGGCCCTACTACCAACATGGGGAGACAAAGTAATCCTCTTGGAATGGGGACGAGGGCCACTGCTGTTTACAACTCATAACGCTTATCAGTATGGAATGACGATAGGCAATAGATACAAGGATCAGGATAATATCATCTGGATAATGGGAGGAGACAGAATCCCTTCAAACAAGACCGAATATACGATATTTGATTCTATGGCAAAAGGAATCAAAGCTGTAGATAAAGTACATATGATGACTTTTCATCCTTTAGGAACTCATATAGCGAGTGATCATTTTAATGAAAGCTGGTTGGATTTTGATATGTTTCAAAGTGGTCATGATAGGGATATTAAGGAATTTGACTATGTATATCGTGCCCTAAAAAATGATGAAACAAGGCCAATCATTAATGGAGAAGGCAGGTATGAAAATATACCTCATAAATTTTGGGAGTCAAAGGAAGATCAAAGTATTTGGTTAGATGAACATGATGCCAGAGTCTCTGGTTGGTGGTCAATCATGGCTGGCTGCGCTGGTTATACCTATGGATGCAATGATGTATGGCAAATGTATGATAAAGAGAAAGAACCTGTCATTAAAGCAAAAACACATTGGAAGAAAGCATTACAATTACCAGGAGCCACTCAAATGAAGCATCTGAGGAGCTTCTTCGAGTCCTTACCCTGGAATGAATTAATATTAAACCAATCTCTTATACTAAGTGACAATCCACCGGGACCTGATTACATCCTATGTCGTCAATTACAAGACTTTTCCACAATTGTAATTTATATACCGACAGGATCACCTCTTTTATTGGACACAACTTCTATAAAAGAAGAAAAGGAATATGCATGGTATAATCCACGTCAAGGAACCTATTCTCCATGGATTAAAATCGTCTTTCCTTCAGAAGAGTTTTTATTTGAACCGGATTGTTCAGGTCGGGAATGTGATACTGTGCTGGTCATCAAAAACGCATAA
- a CDS encoding thiamine pyrophosphate-dependent enzyme: MDKNYWNRDGETAWCPGCGNFGIRDMVMDAYSDLNLSKDKVIMVSGVGQAAKAPQYYDVNYFNGLHGRALPAALGIHTANPEMKIIVQSGDGDIYGEGGNHFLHAIRRNPDMTLLVHDNMIYGLTKGQAAPTTQKGMVTSVQTQGVFLEPINPVAMAITMGATFVARGSISDKKGTTELIKRGIEHKGLAIIDIFQNCVSFNKQNTFAWYKNNSEAIPVSHDPSDKMKALELAMRTEPWLLGLFYQEEGSTFAEHLATRDEIHPALYQQKRSTETLNKIFDDYR; encoded by the coding sequence ATGGATAAAAACTATTGGAATAGAGACGGAGAAACAGCTTGGTGCCCCGGATGTGGTAACTTTGGAATTAGAGATATGGTAATGGATGCCTATTCAGATCTGAACTTAAGTAAGGATAAGGTCATTATGGTATCCGGTGTAGGCCAAGCGGCTAAGGCCCCTCAATACTACGATGTGAATTATTTTAATGGTCTTCATGGTCGGGCATTACCTGCTGCTTTGGGTATCCATACGGCAAACCCTGAAATGAAAATCATTGTACAAAGTGGTGATGGTGACATTTATGGTGAGGGGGGGAATCACTTCCTTCATGCCATAAGACGTAATCCTGATATGACTCTCTTGGTCCATGACAACATGATCTATGGTTTGACCAAAGGACAAGCGGCTCCCACTACACAAAAGGGAATGGTAACTTCTGTTCAAACTCAAGGAGTCTTCCTTGAACCTATTAATCCGGTGGCCATGGCGATCACCATGGGTGCTACCTTTGTGGCTCGTGGATCTATTAGTGACAAGAAAGGCACAACAGAATTGATCAAAAGAGGGATAGAGCATAAAGGCCTAGCTATCATTGATATCTTTCAGAACTGTGTTTCCTTTAATAAACAAAATACCTTTGCTTGGTATAAAAACAATAGTGAAGCCATTCCTGTTAGTCATGATCCTAGTGATAAAATGAAGGCTCTGGAGTTGGCCATGAGAACGGAACCTTGGCTTTTAGGATTATTTTATCAGGAAGAAGGTTCCACCTTTGCAGAGCATTTAGCCACAAGAGATGAGATTCATCCTGCTTTGTATCAACAAAAGAGAAGTACAGAAACTTTAAATAAGATATTTGATGATTATAGGTAG
- a CDS encoding 2-oxoacid:acceptor oxidoreductase subunit alpha → MKIRNQLSIVIAGEAGQGIQSIENILTKIFKQAGFHIFATKEYMSRVRGGTNSIQIRVSESPVDAPVDRIDICIPLSRAAYEHVEDTLSPDSMVIGNGEALELPHIISVPFDEIAQKVGNRLYTNTVAAGVVSALMGIDQKLLNNYITERFAKRSEKIADGNLKAATEGYKAGEAIRQEGKMPFKIDLAPSDLSGHIMINGSQAVALGAIAGGVNSAFSYPMTPGTGAFTTLAGLAEKAKIAVEQAEDEIAAINMAIGNWYAGGRAFVSTSGGGFALMTEGISLSGITEVPVVVHIAQRPGPGTGLPTRTEQGDLNLALHAGHGYFPKAIYAPGTLEQAYELSAKAFHTADKFQSPVIILTDQYLVDAYGNVPRFKTDELPYADNIIVEADEDYKRYKLTESGISPRSVPGYGPGRVTADSDEHDETGRITEDLDGISMEMKHKRAKKIEALKKDALSPDLYGSKEANTLFLCWGSTVGPVKEAWEELDDDSAAVMHFSQVYPLPSNLGEQLQSFSKLVFVENNQEGSFANLVRLETGADSSHRIQKYNGLMFTTEELVKSMKEELDG, encoded by the coding sequence ATGAAAATAAGGAATCAATTATCCATTGTAATCGCAGGTGAAGCCGGCCAAGGGATCCAATCCATTGAGAATATTCTTACTAAGATCTTCAAGCAAGCCGGTTTTCATATTTTTGCGACAAAAGAGTACATGTCACGTGTTCGAGGAGGTACTAACTCCATCCAAATACGTGTTTCTGAAAGTCCGGTTGATGCGCCAGTAGACCGCATCGATATTTGTATCCCCTTAAGTCGTGCTGCTTATGAGCATGTAGAGGATACATTAAGTCCAGATAGTATGGTAATCGGTAACGGGGAAGCCCTCGAGTTGCCCCATATTATATCTGTACCATTCGATGAGATCGCCCAAAAAGTGGGCAATCGCCTTTATACTAATACAGTAGCCGCAGGTGTCGTATCCGCCCTTATGGGGATAGACCAAAAACTATTGAATAATTACATAACAGAACGATTTGCCAAGCGCAGTGAGAAGATTGCTGATGGTAACCTAAAAGCTGCCACCGAGGGATATAAAGCCGGAGAAGCTATTCGTCAGGAAGGTAAGATGCCCTTCAAAATAGACCTTGCTCCTTCAGATCTATCAGGTCATATCATGATCAATGGATCCCAGGCTGTTGCCTTGGGTGCTATAGCTGGGGGTGTGAATAGTGCCTTCTCCTATCCCATGACACCCGGTACAGGAGCCTTTACCACCTTAGCGGGATTAGCGGAGAAAGCCAAGATTGCCGTTGAACAAGCAGAAGATGAAATCGCCGCCATCAACATGGCCATAGGTAATTGGTATGCAGGGGGACGTGCCTTTGTAAGCACCTCAGGAGGAGGATTTGCTCTTATGACAGAAGGCATCAGTCTGTCAGGAATCACAGAAGTTCCGGTGGTAGTTCACATAGCCCAACGTCCTGGTCCAGGAACAGGACTACCCACTAGAACAGAACAGGGTGATTTAAATCTCGCTCTTCATGCCGGGCATGGGTATTTCCCTAAAGCAATTTATGCTCCTGGTACATTAGAGCAAGCCTACGAGTTAAGTGCCAAAGCTTTCCATACAGCCGATAAATTTCAAAGTCCTGTTATTATCCTCACAGATCAATACTTAGTTGATGCGTATGGTAATGTGCCACGATTCAAAACTGATGAACTTCCTTATGCAGATAATATCATTGTCGAAGCAGATGAAGACTACAAAAGATACAAATTAACAGAGTCAGGAATCTCCCCGAGAAGTGTTCCGGGATATGGCCCAGGAAGGGTAACAGCAGACTCTGACGAACATGATGAGACCGGTCGAATCACGGAAGACTTAGATGGTATCAGTATGGAGATGAAGCATAAAAGGGCTAAAAAGATTGAAGCCCTTAAGAAAGATGCCCTGTCTCCTGATCTCTATGGATCGAAAGAGGCGAATACCCTGTTCCTCTGTTGGGGTTCTACAGTAGGACCTGTAAAAGAAGCTTGGGAAGAGTTGGATGATGATTCTGCTGCGGTTATGCATTTCTCTCAAGTCTATCCACTTCCTTCAAACTTGGGAGAACAACTTCAATCCTTTAGTAAGCTTGTCTTCGTTGAGAACAACCAAGAGGGAAGCTTTGCTAACTTGGTTCGATTAGAAACCGGTGCAGATAGCTCTCACAGAATTCAGAAGTACAACGGTCTGATGTTCACCACAGAAGAATTAGTTAAAAGCATGAAGGAGGAATTAGATGGATAA